A stretch of DNA from Strigops habroptila isolate Jane chromosome 1, bStrHab1.2.pri, whole genome shotgun sequence:
tgtgcTTGTAGTCTAGgtaatttttataattttctctctgtttggCTGTAGCTATTTATTAGCACTCATATTGGCAGGCAACAAATATAAGACAGGTTTCTCTCTTGTACTGCAGGAATACTTACAGTTAGCCAAGAAATATTACAGTGCAGAGCCGCAATCAGTTGACTTTGTGGGAGCAGCAGATGAAATCAGAAGAGAGATCAATTCCAAAGTCGAACACCAGACTGAAGGTAAGCTCCAGCCCCTCCTCTCCCaattaaaatgctatttcagCATTGAAGAAAGTATCTGTATCCAAGTGGCCTAAGGCAGATAAATGATTCACCTCAGAAAGGTAAATCAGATGAGTTTTCCTAAAGTAGTCATCTACTGACAACTACTTAAAGAAATTAGGGTCCTCCATCTGAATGTGTGAGGAATGTGGCTTAGTCTTCTCTGCAAATCAAGATTATCCCAGTAAGTACATATTTGTGAACAATCTCAAGCTGGATGCATGCTATATCAACACTTAGAATTTCCCTGGCTTATATCCATAGAAACTTTGCCAACACTCACATTGAAACAGTAAAACTGCACTAACATGTAAATGTCCTATTTTCTCTAGGTAAAATTCAAAATCTGCTGCCTCCTGGATCCGTAGATTCACTCACCAGGCTGGTCTTGATAAATGCACTTTACTTCAAAGGAAACTGGGCAACAAAATTTGAAGCTGAAGCCACCAGGCAAAGgcctttcaaaataaacatggTATGGGAATATATTGTCCTATATACTACACTGCAGGTGGAAAAAACTGGAAGAGATGGGGGAGAGAAATTTCTGTCAATCTTTAAAACCATGCAgcctgaaaattatttcatttaaagcatacagtttattttcttcaccaCACATCAACACAAAGACTACACAAACATACTAGCACCTGAGCCACAAGTAAAATTGTCAGAAGCTTACTTGAAACAAGCTTCCATTCTCCAAAGGCGGGGAAAACAAAGAGGTGAACAAAACTTCATGGGTTAgttctttacattttcatttttacttacAAATCAGAGTGGAATACAGCTTCCTACAATGGGTGTCATCTGAGACAGTTTAGATAGCCTGCCTAGGCTACTAGACTACTGCCTCCAAGTGTCTTTCCAGAAGACCAGAGGCCCTCTGCAGATCCTGTGTCCTACCACTTGGAGCCATAAAGATGTCTCCACACACTGTCAGTTTGTACAGTAAATACAACAAACATCCACTCTGCTACTTTAACTCAGTCCTTTACTGTTTAGTCAGAGCACAAATGTCAAACATTTAATTTGATTTGTTGCAGCATACAACTAAACCAGTGCCTATGATGTACCTGAGTGATAAGTTTAACTGGACCTACGTAGAATCAGTCCAGACTGATGTTCTTGAGCTTCCATACGTCAATAATGACCTCAGCATGTTTATCCTTCTACCAAGTGACATCACCGGCCTACAAAAGGTAACAAAACTGAGAACGTAATCTGAAAAATCAAGAATGTCATTATTTACTTTATGCATGTGCAAGGTAAAAGACCAGAGTGCAGTCATGTTTCTAGGAAGGAGGGTACTGATCAGGctcaaggaaaagcaaatccCAAACGTGGTCTAGCACTGTGAACTTGAAACTCTTGAAGCTCAGATTGGATTTCTTACTCTTGGTAGCTGGCATTTCTGTGGTTCCTAATGTTGATCAGCCTTAGAAACAAGTAACTCAAACTCTGCCAGACTGTCCCTTCTTCCAGCTGAACAAAACTGAGGACAGCTAGCCAGCCCTGATGAGATTCAATCTGTATCGATTCAGATAGATACGAATTAAttccaaaaaaatcccaaccaaaccACAAAGGGCATCTTCCATTGCTTTCCAGGATGTCCAGAGCTAATACATACGGACACTGCCACCTTCTGTAAGGAGACAGATCCTGCCTTTGGATAATAAACTCTAATTAAATTCTCATTCACATTAGTGGGTGGCTGtagaagaaaagttattttctgtaaattctAAAATGTAGGGAATACAGAAATGTGAACAGACTGCTGaaaaactactactactaaaaATCAACCAGACTACTGTTACTTGACACTGATGCTTTTGTTGTAGAACTCTTTAACCCTGCTATATCCCCTGACAGTTACTGAGAACAGTTAAAATACTGCATTGACCTGCTGTAGAACAACATACTCCCTTAGCGAAAAAGATCTCCAAATTGGTCTTTCCCTACTTCTTTTCTTACACTCTTACAACAGCTTGTAAAGGTCTCCatttaagagaagaaatagcCCTTAGGGCACAGGTTTTTGAACACATTTTAATTGTCTGATTCTCTTTTCATTAACTGCAGCTAGAAAGTGCATTGACTTTTGAAAACTTGTCTGCATGGACCAGCCCTGAACtgatggagaaaatgaaaatggaagtttATTTGCCCAGGTTCAGATTAGAAGAGAAATACGACCTCAAATCTACTTTAAGCAGGATGGGGCTACAAGACGCCTTCATTGAAGGTCAAGCTGATTTTACAGGAATGTCAGAAAACGGTGATCTGTTTTTGTCACACGTTTTTCACAAGTGTTATCTGGAAGTCAATGAAGaaggcacagaggcagcagctgccagttCAGCAACACTGGCATCACGAAGTCTTGGTGCTACTGTCATTTTTGTGGCAGATCaccctttcctcttctttattAGGCACAACAAGACCAAAAGTATCCTCTTCTTGGGAAGATTCTCTTCCCCATAGAAACTCAACACTTACTAAACAGACTTTTACAACAACAATAAACAAACCGCACACCATGAAGAGCATCTCAATAGTCTGTGCACTTCTCAATTTTCCTGTACTGTTGACAAATCTCTCAATGTTAGAAGAGAGCACATATGGAAAATAACCTGGGATTCATGCCTTTAGCTCATTTTCCTGGCCAAAGAACCCCAAAATGCTAGCACCATGCTATAAGCACCAAACTGTGCACAGCACAACACATTTTCTGAACCAGAACTGCCACAATGAAGAACATACCAAGTTCTGATCTAAACCAGTAATTCCAAACACACTTGCTTTGGTacataagaagaaaagaatcagGAAAAACTTATTCCTGCAAAAGGCTGTTGCATCTCCATTAGTTTCAGCTCACTAAGCTGGTCATCCCATGATGGCTGCTTTACTCACATTCTTGCCATTTTTATATCAGTTTTGTAGCCTGGCACAGCTGACAATGAAATAAACCTGCAAAATCCTCTGTGTTTCTGATGGTGCTTCTTTCTTGCATGCAAAGGGGCTAACACATGTACTTTCTAATCTCTGTCCCACAGCAGTTGGAAAATACTGGACAACACTGtagaactggaagaaaataaaacgCATGTGCCTTGAAACCTTCTCTTTCGTAACCTTTCATGCATTCAACACTGTTGCCAGCCCAGCACTCTGCTGCTTTACTCTCATTTTGCTTTGCCACTTATTTCACTGGTTTGAGGCAAGATCAAATTGGACAATCAAGACTTTAATACTGACTCCCTAAGAGCTTTCTGGAAGATTAcatgctgtcctgggttcagctgtagcagtcatttttctccttcttagtagctggtgcagtgctgtgttttttacttcagcctgagaacagtgctgataacacaccgatgcttttagttgttgctaagtaatgcttgcCCCGATCAAGGACAAGAcacatgctctgccagtgaggaggggcacgggaagctgggaggaagcagaggcacgcacctgacccaaactatccaaaggggtattccataccacagcacgtcatgcccagtatataaactggggcgagttacccagaaggccagatcgctgctcgggttgggctgggtatcagtcagtgggtggtgagcaattgtattctctccccttgttatttccctttacgttattattattggtggtggtagtagtggttttgtattataccttagctactggactgttcttatctcaacctgtgggagtcacattctttcaattctcctccccatccctctgggagcggggcGGGGTAAGAAGGAGGGGcgtgagcgagcagctgcatggttctgagttactggttgggcttaaaccacaacacatcCTAGAACATATTTATTCCCATCACAGCTCTTTCTCCTAAGAGAGTGTCCGAATCAGTCATGCATGCTTGCAGGGGATGCTCCTAACTCTCTGAATTCACAACACAGAGCAAAGGACTGGGTCTCTTAGAGGACTTGCACATTGCAACAGCATCTTACTAGAAACTTCTCCTCTTGGGATGGCAGGACTCCCTTTTCCTGACAGAGAACAGATTGCTGACTGGGACTGAGTCCTTTCCTTCTTCCGGCTCTGTATCCCAAATAGGAAAAAGCATACAAAAAATGTTGTGAAGCAAGTGCTTAATTCTATTCCCATACCATTTCAATAGTACTACTTCTGTCTCAGCTGCAAAACATGACACAGGATCCCTGTGTGTTCAGGTGCTATTCTTCCATGCCATGCTTCACTTACTGCAAGGGCTTCATGTTACCATGGGCAAGCCTCTCAAGCACTTCCTGATGTGCCTCAGGAATAAAGACAGGAAAGCCACAGCTGGGAGGCCAAGGAGGAACATAACCATGACAACATGCACCCAAACCAAATCATAGGCCATTAAAGACAATGGAAATGTGAAtcaccttttctctttccttcgACTATTTTAAGCCTGGGTGCAAAGAGGACAGAGTTAATGTCCTCTTGGTAGTGCCCGATCATTACCAAGTGGCAATGGCCACAACACTTGAAGGGTGAGTTGCACATTAGGGAACAACTTTTTCCCCAAGTGAGCAGCTCAGCACTACAGaaggttgcccagaaaggctCCAAGCAGGAGGTTGGCCTCTGGATGTCCCTTTTAATTAACATGCGTGATTTTCTCTGTCTTGTCAACAGCCATTCTGCTTTGCCACCTCCCTTTTTCATCCTGTCTGGCATTCTTGCACCTTGGCTAGCAAAGGGAGCTAGCTTGCTCACTCTCAGCATGCTTCTTTGGGACTTGCAGCCTACTGGCTTGGGCTTTCCCACTACCTAACCATTCATCTGACCTTTCTCCTATCCTGATTTCTTGAGGACTTACTCATCATATTAAATACTTGTTTAATTTCTGGCATTTCTTCATTGCCTTGCACAACACTGATTTCTGCCACTTTTTACAAGACTTGACCCACTCTGTTCCTGTAATCAGGCTTGCAGCAAAATGCTTAGCACACAGTACagtttccttcccttcctccattCCCCTTCCCCTGTCACCCAGGGTCTTACAGTTGTTGCCACCGccttctccttcttccaccACACAACAGTACCCTAGCTCTTTTCTGGGACTGCAGAGTGACAACTACTGCCATGTTTGCTCCCattgtattttttcactgcATCCTTGCTCGAGCCCTCCCAGTGGGGTTGTTTTAGTCCTTGCCCTCCTTCACTACCTGCAAGTACTGTGCACTAACTCAGTGCTTTGCAGTGTTCTAACTCAGTGCTTTGCAGTGTTTCTCTCAAATGATTCCCAGCCATGGTTGCAATGAGATTTCTTCACCACATAACCGGTGGGGTGTCCATCTCTTATCCTGAATGGTCCCTCATGGCCTTGCCTCTGTCTATGCTCTTAATGATCTTCAGTCTGAATTTTGACTCCCTGTGTCTAAACCAATCATTAAGCTTGATATTTTATGCTGACATACCACATCTGAAACCCAGGAGTCACAGCTGCACAAAGCTGCAGAGGAGAATCAGGCCTAAAATACCTGCTTATAtccagaaatgaaaaccaagcaTTCTAGTTGTGTAACCTTTTTACtagtcatttattttaaataacagacCAGTTATCTTCAGTTATCTCCACAATGCCAGCAGACCACTGGAATGGTCGAACTGTTCTTCTATCCTGCCAGTAGACTATCATGGTGTAACAACAGAGCTGAGATTGCAATTCCATTGTCCTTTTGAAATGTCTAAACATGAAAAGTGACCAGGTCAACAAAGAGGACAAAATTACATAAGGTCTTTTCGGGATGTGGTAAAAAGGAGCTTTGGGTAGGCAGAAACAACCTGgctggaggggagaaggaaagggaggtgCAAGCAGTACTATATTTCTAAATGTATTCCTTGCttaacacacaaacacagaaccTGACCGAGGACAAGACATAAGTCTTCTCTCTCACAGGATCAGAGGTAAATATTTAAACCAATTTAAGTAACTTTTctgatacttttaaaaatcaatttgtGGCTCGCATGACTGTATAAGTAACTTAAAATATACCACTATTATAATACAGTATTCTGGCCTAATTTTTTTCTAGATGTCAACCCTTAGAGAAAATAGATCTCTGAGGCTAAggagaaaatgttaattttggGCATAGCATCACAAGAAGGGAAGTTTTCTTAGGGCAGTAACTGtcttattaattaaaatattcagtttgCAGTGGTTTGCAACCAAACACTTGATAAATAGACCTCAGAGATTGCTCCACAATTTCTGTTGCTCCATTCCATAGACACAAATCTTCATAATAATACTAACAACAACAGCAATGACAAAATTTCTGGTCTCTTAACTGGAAAACATGAGGCAGGCACTACTGGGCAGATATTATAAAGTCTGAAATACTCATAACCTCAAGGAATCTGCCAGtttctggggaaaataaaattgctggAACATACAGGAGGGGTGGTACGTACACATCATGAATAAAACTCTATCGCTCTAAAAGCAAATACCAGAACAGGTGGCTGGCCAGGAAAAGCACACGAGCCTAAGAGTTGTGCCTAgattttttcccagtttcagCTCTCAATTCTATACAGATCCAAAagaaaggaatgggaaaatCAGGCATGTTGTGAACCTATGTGCTAAAATTGCACTTAAATTCCCCTGGGAACATTACTTTGATAAATCATTAGTTAATgacaaaaaggaataaaaataagcagcttacaagttttcatatttttgaaAACCAGTggcagaaacacaaagaaaatggcAGCTGTATAGAAGAGGACATATGtaaaattatagaaaaatattgtttggataacaaaaaacctaaaagaaatTGCTGCTTCTAACAGGTGGGAAACAGCATCTGTGTGGAAGATAAAACATACAACTAGGCTATTAGTTTTAGTGGGTGTCAATGCATTATGTTGCACACGTAACATTTCTCACTAATGTGCACTATGtatgtaattttaaacattCAAACAGTACAATTCTGtctcctgcctctttccagGTTGCAGCAATGGAACTGGTCTCAACATCAATTGGCAAGTTTACAGTTGATCTTTTCAACAAGCTGAATGAGGCCAACAAGggcaaaaacattttcttttccccctggAGCATATCATCTGCTCTGGCTCTGATGTACCTGGGTGCAAAAGGCAATACAGCAACAGAGATGGCAGAGGTAGGTTGCTCTATGAGAGCATACACCCCACACAATACCTGGCTCCTACACTGGCTTGCAAAATTTAGTGTTAGACAGAAAAATTACCACAACAATGACAAGGAGCCAAGGCAGACCAGAGAATGAATCAAGTGAATGGGAAATTTTATCAATTTCATAACAGATCCCTCACTTCTCCGCTAAGAGTAAGTGTCCTGTGGGTATCACACACTGAGCACAGAGGTTCTCTGAGCCTGACttcttctaaattattttacacCTTCTAAttcatcctgtgattctatgattctgtcacAGGTGGGATATTCCCTTTGAGAAGCAAAGAGCTGGTGCCAGTAGCTCCTAACTGGCAGGACGTTGCAGATCCCAGCACCCTCTCTCCCCTGGCCAGGATGCACCTTTCTATCTTGATTTATGCTTTCCTAAACAACTGCCTGACAACCCAGCAGGAAAATAGGAAGGGCTTTGGTATCTCCACATCCTCTGACCCAATCTTTCTTACTGCCTAGCATATTGCTGGCTCAAAGGGGCTGTTCAGCACTGCCCAGGACTCTTCTCTGTGTCACCACATTCGCATTCAGATGCCTTAGTACCATTATCTTGGGTAGAACCATTTGGATTTGCACAAACACACTGCTATTGCTGAGAGCAACAGCAGTGGAAGGGAGTTCAGCCTTGCAGCGTGCAGACAGAAGCACTGTGTCAATGCTGTGGGAGGGGGATTGTGCTACCCATTCTTACTCTGTGGGATTTATGTATCCTACAGCTTCAGCATCCCTTTGATTAGTCACCTAAGCACCAGGTAGCACACTGAATTATCATAAGGAGCAGAAGACGACAACCATTTGATCCCCATTCGGCTTTAATTCACACCAGTTCTTTCTTACCTTCTTCTTACCGTCGGAAACTCTGCTTGCAGGTTCTTCATTTCACTCAAGCAGCAAGATCTGAAGGCTCTTCTTCTGTGGCCAGACCTTCTCGGGGGAgaccaaagagaagaaaaatggtatCTATCTATTAGAACTGAAATCCCAAGATAAAGAAACTTGAGAATCAAAATATCCAAATAGAGCTTTAGGAGTCCCATATTTCTTGACTGCTCCcctttttaaattacaaaccCCAACATACTTCACAACAAGTTCAGGTTCAGTTCCTTTCACTCACTCAGATTCTGAGGAGCATGGAAGGGCAAGTCACTTGGATAGTCTGGAAGGTTTGCTATATGGCAAATCAGTTAATCCAGTCATAAAGAAAACCCTGCAAATAGCAGTGATGGtaaacttagaaaaataaaaaggaagagagcaaaACCCAAATCCCTCTCCCACATACATCGCTTAGTGTGTTTTGAAAACTTCATTCAAAAATGCGATTGCTGAATGTATGGTTTCTCTTCCCAAGGATCCTGAGCACAAGCAAGCTGAAGATACTCACTCTGGCTTCAAAGAGCTCCTGACTGCCATCAATAAACCCAGAAGCACCTACTCACTGAAAAGTGCCAACCGTATTTATGTGGAGAAAACTTTCTCATTATTGCCTGTAAGTTAAGTCTCAAAGAGGAGTAAGAAAAGgtcaaaaaatatttctcattttaattgcCTGCCATTAATAGATCAGGTTTGAAGCTGTCCCTGAATACTGTTAATAAGAGCCCTGGATTCCAGTGATACACTTATCTGGAAAATACCAGTTGTTTTGCTCATGGTATTTAAGGATGCACTGCTCTTGAACTATAGTGTAAGGATGCCTTTTCATACAACATGTCTTTATTACTGGAACCCCCAACATATACGATTGTAAACGAGGTATTAAAATAAGCACATCCATGAGATGTGCACAGTCTTCCTCACTTTTCCAAATGAAAGTGTGAACAAAAGAAGTGAATATTCTGTCCTTTGGTTATTTCTTAACCGTTAACTCATAGTCTAACAGAGTGTAACAAACAAGAGCCTGCAGTACTCTAGGCCCAAGAATCTATCAAGAAGTCCAAGAGCTAAAAACTTCCCTTTGGGACTGAAAAATCCAGTATAGTATAGAACTTACTTCTTTTTACACAcgtgtgttttatttttcaggtatACATACAGCTCAGTAAGAACTACTACAAAGCAGAGCCACACAAGGTTAGCTTTAAGACAGCACCAGAACAATCCAGAAAGGAAATTAACACTTGGGTTGAAAAACAAACTGAGGGTAAGCTGAACTCAACCCCAAaacctttcctctcttcttaaGTCAGCCTGCCATTTCCTTTGGGCGGGTGCCCTTGCTTCTCCACATGCTACTGCAGCAGCCAGGTCATGCCTTGTGATGTGGACAGTGAGCAGAGGTGCAGTGGGAGGacagagaaagagcagcacaCTTAAGCAGCTTCAGATACCCAATCCAGACCTCACTGAGCTCCCTGGAGAGACTCCCATCAACTCTGATGTGGTCTTCATCAGCTGGCCCTCAAGCACAACTGCTGCCCTGGTGCTGCACCCATGCACCACaggcagagaagacagaggGGAGAAACACCTCTGCCTACTAGTGTGCTTCAAGGCAGGTGGGAATGTCTACCCAGCTGTACCACCTTGCACTAGCCAGAGGTGCTAGCCTCCTTTTACCTGATGTAACGAGCTGGTGAGACAGTATATGGCTTCTAGCTGCTTGCCATAAAGCTGTGACATTTTCTGGGGAAGGAGTCAATCTCTGTCAGCTAGCCAGGAGAATCAGGCAGCAAACAGCTTTAGAAACTAAAAGAAGCTAATTGATTTATGTCAGGGGAGTATTTTAAGGAGTACAGCACTGAGGCATGGACTTTTTCACTAAGGAGTTGAACTGAGAGAAAAGCCAGTAAAACACGTCCTCACTGTGTTACACTGGAATAAAACTGACTCTTCTGATTTCAAAAGGCAAAATCAAGAATTTGCTGGGTCCACGAGATGTGGTAACCTCCACGAAGCTGGTCCTAGTAAATGCTGTTTACTTCAAGGCGGAATGGGAAGTGAAATTTCAGGAAGGGAATACAGTTCTGCAACCCTTCCGACTGAGCAAGGTAAGCTCCTCCGGTAACCTGCTTACTGTAAACAGCCTGGTGACAACAGCTACTGCTGAAATCTTTCCATTTCATAAGTCTTTTAGGTATCCCTGTAGTAACTAGGCTCTCTGTGAAAAGCTGGTTACAGCAAAAtgtgccagtgctcagcacaCTGCAACATTTAAGATGCTGCTCAGGTGAATGAATGTTAATGAGCTCCTGGTAACAGCTACCATTTCCAGAAGCATTAGAGTCACTTAAGACCTTTTCTTAATACAGTGCTAAAAGGGCTAGATTGTAAAAACATGATTTTGAGACTCCAAGCTTCATGGGCAGGAACTATATGCCATGTCATAGGTGAGTGCAGTACCCAGgcctctgtgctgtgcagccTAGCTAGGCACAAACATACCTGCCCCAACACAGCTGCCACAGGGTACCCTGAATGGCTGCATGGTTGGGCAAGACTAGAAGAAATGTGAGTGGATGTATCCAGAAGAGGTGTCAATGAATTCCCACCAAAAGATAAGAGTTCTGTGCAATTTCTACCAACTGCAtagcttctgctttctgattaGCATGTATACAATGGCTGCTCCCCTGAATGAAGGGCTGCAGATGTAAAGAGAGGTTACTTACTCCTGCAAAGGTGACTGCTTGCCAGAAATATCCCTCTTTATGAGCCTCTTTGCTCAGACAATAGTGTCATCTCCTGTTAAGGGCTGTGACATAAAGAGCAAATGGCTCTTTTTATTGCCAGAGAAGGGGCCACAGAAGAAGTGCACAAAACTCATCTTCTTAAACCATAGCTGTTTCTCTGTCATAGTGTTGTAAGACCATATCCCATAGCTGCTCCATCCCCCTAATCCCTGCAGACATTTCTAACTCTCTTCTGTGGGCTGCTGTGCATGTTTtgtggagaaaagagaaatcagtcAGTTCAGCCCCCAGCAAAATGTTCTGGGACAAACAGCAAGATAAGAAAAATTGTCTAGTCGagaaaagctttggaaatgaaTGACAAATCACTGTTGTAGAAGCTGCTTACAAAAATGTCCTCTCCCTCCACCGCACTGAGTCACCGTCATCCTTCCTTTCAAGAGAAGATTTCTtacttataaataaatacttcacaGAACAAGACCAAGCCTGTGAAGATGATGTGCATGAGAAATACATTTCCAGTTCTCATCATGGAAACATTGAATTTCAAAATGATTGAGTTGCCATATGTGAAACATGAACTCAGTATGTTCATCCTCCTTCCTGATGACATCAAAGACACCACTACAGGTCTTGAACAGGTAAAAAAGCATGCTACATCTATTTTGTAACACCActcagccattaaaaaaaaagacaggctGGCAGCTGTACTTTGTCCTCTGAGGAAATGCTCTTTGATCTCCTCAGTagctaaattaatttcttttaatacttATCTAAAGCCACGAAAGTTCCTCCACATTGAGTGCCCTTAGTTTGGTAAGAACTGAAAATAGTCAACACTGCGCATAATCAGATGCTTAGCTCTTTACAGTCCCACAACTGACGCCCAGTCCCACATGATCTGTAAGGGTTAAATCTTTCATTGCACATTCAGGAGTGACAGTACTGCACAAGTAGTCATAGCTTCCTCCAGAGATAACGGGCACCTCTTTTCCATGACCTGGAAGTTTACTATCCATCTTGTTCTCATTCTGTTTGCCCCACACACATTTGTTTGCTGCCTGAAAAACTAGGATTTTGATGTGACTGATTTGCTGCAATAATGAGATCTGCCACTGTAGTTATTACAATTGCAAGACATTTAAATTCCTGGCCTCTATTATGTCAAGAATATCTGCCATTGCTCTCCTTCATTTGATCTGAGCTGCACCCTGGTAACATAAGGCCTAGGACAGAGAGTAGCAGTGAAAGATTTTGTTGGAAGCAGTCTGCTTTAAAATTGCCAAGGAAATGGGTGCAATATTAACGCTTGTTTCTGTGGAACTGGACCAAACCATTTGTTACGCTGCTGGCAATATGCCAGCAATTTCCTTCACGTCAGCACTGAATTCAAAGacagtgacatggtttagtggtggacttgtcaGTCTTGtggtaaaggttggacttgatgatcttaaaggtcttttgcaacctagttgattctatgattctacgaaaaAACTGCCTTAGGGGATAGCAGCTGTCAAGTGCCCTGTCTTTCTTTTGCAACAAGTTTGGGAGGAGTGGTTCTCAAAACTTTACAGCATTAAGTCTCAGGTATTTGTTGCACACCTTGCCTCTGATCATCAGTGAAACCAGTCTATATTTCATGCTTTCAGCTAAATGTTAaatttgccatttaaaaattgCTTCATTCGTTAAATTGCCATGAAATTGACTAATTCACTGTCAGTtaattgttttttcccttgcaaacatcaaattccttctctttctgaaatgaTAGCTGGAAAGAGAACTGACGTATGAGAAGCTGTCTGAATGGGCTGATTCCAAGAAGATGACTGAAACTCTCGTGGATCTGTACCTACCTAAGTTCACACTGGAGGAGAGATACGACCTCAGTGATAATCTGAACAGCATGGGCATGCGCAGTGCCTTCAGCACCAgtgctgatttcagtggaatgGCTGAGAAGAGTGACATGTTCATCTCCAAAATTCTTCACAAGTCTTTTGTTGCAGTTGATGAGGAAGGCActgaggcagctgctgctaCTGTAACTGTAACAGTAACAAGCGCACCGGTTGACCATGTTCTGAAATTTAAGGCTGACCAccctttccatttcttcatcaGACACAACAAATCCAAGAGCATCCTCTTCTTTGGCAGGTTCTGCTCTCCCCTAGAA
This window harbors:
- the LOC115607453 gene encoding serpin B10-like, translating into MEALNNANTSFALEFFKQECQEDGDKNILFSPLSISSALATVYLGAKSNTADQMAKVLHFNKVEGARNVTSTIKMQVFSRTEERLANQCTCFQKTEIGKSDNIHTGFKALNFEINQPTKNYLLKSVNQLYGEKSLPFSKEYLQLAKKYYSAEPQSVDFVGAADEIRREINSKVEHQTEGKIQNLLPPGSVDSLTRLVLINALYFKGNWATKFEAEATRQRPFKINMHTTKPVPMMYLSDKFNWTYVESVQTDVLELPYVNNDLSMFILLPSDITGLQKLESALTFENLSAWTSPELMEKMKMEVYLPRFRLEEKYDLKSTLSRMGLQDAFIEGQADFTGMSENGDLFLSHVFHKCYLEVNEEGTEAAAASSATLASRSLGATVIFVADHPFLFFIRHNKTKSILFLGRFSSP
- the LOC115612096 gene encoding heterochromatin-associated protein MENT-like, producing MELVSTSIGKFTVDLFNKLNEANKGKNIFFSPWSISSALALMYLGAKGNTATEMAEVLHFTQAARSEGSSSVARPSRGRPKRRKMDPEHKQAEDTHSGFKELLTAINKPRSTYSLKSANRIYVEKTFSLLPVYIQLSKNYYKAEPHKVSFKTAPEQSRKEINTWVEKQTEGKIKNLLGPRDVVTSTKLVLVNAVYFKAEWEVKFQEGNTVLQPFRLSKNKTKPVKMMCMRNTFPVLIMETLNFKMIELPYVKHELSMFILLPDDIKDTTTGLEQLERELTYEKLSEWADSKKMTETLVDLYLPKFTLEERYDLSDNLNSMGMRSAFSTSADFSGMAEKSDMFISKILHKSFVAVDEEGTEAAAATVTVTVTSAPVDHVLKFKADHPFHFFIRHNKSKSILFFGRFCSPLE